A window of the Butyricimonas faecalis genome harbors these coding sequences:
- a CDS encoding Gldg family protein, with product MRRIYKIAKAELATLFYSPVAWFIWVVFAFQVGMTFVGLMEEKAQSSTLGYAFGMQTASLLGGMRGLYTIVQQYLYLYMPLLTMSLMSREYSSGSIKLLYASPVTSTHIILGKFLSMMLYGLVLLGVLFVMVLFAGCVIPNFGFKEALVGWLGLYLLLCAYASIGLFVSSLTSYQVVAGIGTLVILAALNYVNQVGQSYDFVRDITYWLCISGRSEEMISGLICSEDIIYFIVVPAMFLSLTILRLNSTRQYTPKGVMWGKYLGVIAGTCLIGYITSRPMMMCFYDSTETKRMTLTPVSQEIMSKLEDGMTITTYVNYLDRDAFYGWPTMVNEDKKRFKQYLRFKPDIKMKYVYYYDTVATNPWLMGRYPGKTIDEIAKEESEKRDWDVKKLLTPKQIKKIIDLEPEGNVFVRLVERKNGQKAFLRLFNDLEKFPSEAEIGVTFKRFVMEMPKVGFLTGHGEPSITGERKRDYLLFAGEKTFRHSLLNQGFDTEEVSISGNSDIPDYINILVVADMNTPLNPEEMTKLNKYIERGGNLLIAGGAGKQNIMNPIIEPFGVRMLPGTLVQKKVDILPNSMMVNAVPETVKELSYHYEFMWLVRKFKVNMKDAVGLDYTTDKGFTVRELLRTDSTGCWNEMETRDFVNDSVVLNPAAGEIERMYPTALALSRKIGDREQRIMILGNASCISNDGVAGERGVPVANYPLVTGTFHWFSYGEAPLDVRRPSGSDVGFRLKRPDMPYVKIVFMGVIPVILLLWGTILWIRRKRN from the coding sequence ATGAGAAGAATATATAAAATTGCAAAAGCGGAGTTAGCTACCCTATTTTATTCTCCGGTAGCATGGTTTATTTGGGTCGTGTTCGCGTTTCAGGTAGGGATGACGTTTGTCGGCTTGATGGAAGAAAAGGCACAGTCAAGTACGTTGGGGTACGCATTTGGGATGCAAACTGCTTCGTTATTAGGGGGTATGCGCGGTTTGTACACGATCGTACAACAATATCTTTACCTGTATATGCCCTTGCTGACGATGTCATTGATGAGCCGGGAGTATAGCAGTGGTTCCATTAAGTTGTTGTATGCGTCGCCGGTGACTTCTACCCATATCATTTTGGGGAAGTTCCTTTCTATGATGCTTTACGGGTTGGTGTTGTTGGGAGTGTTGTTTGTGATGGTGTTGTTTGCCGGTTGCGTTATTCCTAATTTCGGATTTAAGGAGGCTTTGGTTGGTTGGCTGGGACTCTATTTGTTGTTGTGTGCTTACGCTTCTATCGGTCTGTTTGTCTCTTCGTTGACTTCTTACCAGGTGGTGGCCGGTATCGGGACGCTGGTGATTCTGGCTGCGTTGAATTACGTGAACCAAGTCGGTCAGAGTTATGATTTCGTGCGGGATATTACGTATTGGCTTTGTATTTCCGGACGTTCGGAAGAGATGATTTCCGGATTGATTTGCAGCGAGGATATAATCTATTTTATCGTGGTGCCGGCAATGTTCTTGTCTCTGACGATTTTGAGATTGAATTCAACCCGTCAGTATACTCCGAAGGGTGTTATGTGGGGAAAGTATTTGGGAGTGATTGCGGGGACTTGCCTGATCGGTTATATTACCTCCCGGCCGATGATGATGTGTTTCTATGATTCTACCGAGACAAAGCGGATGACTCTGACGCCTGTAAGTCAAGAAATCATGAGCAAGCTGGAGGATGGGATGACGATAACGACTTACGTGAATTATTTGGATCGAGATGCTTTTTACGGCTGGCCCACAATGGTAAACGAGGATAAAAAACGCTTCAAGCAATACCTGCGTTTCAAGCCGGATATCAAAATGAAATACGTGTATTATTATGATACGGTGGCTACGAATCCTTGGCTGATGGGGCGTTATCCGGGCAAAACAATTGACGAAATTGCAAAAGAGGAGTCAGAAAAACGGGACTGGGATGTCAAAAAATTGCTGACCCCGAAACAGATTAAAAAGATAATTGATTTGGAACCGGAAGGGAATGTTTTCGTGCGGTTGGTGGAACGGAAAAACGGACAAAAGGCATTCCTGCGGTTGTTCAATGACTTGGAGAAATTCCCGAGTGAAGCTGAAATCGGGGTGACATTCAAGCGTTTCGTGATGGAGATGCCTAAAGTCGGATTCCTTACCGGACACGGGGAACCTTCCATCACTGGAGAGCGGAAACGGGATTATTTGTTGTTTGCCGGGGAGAAAACATTCCGCCATTCGTTGCTGAATCAGGGGTTCGATACGGAAGAAGTATCTATTTCTGGCAATTCCGATATACCCGATTATATCAATATTTTGGTTGTTGCCGATATGAACACGCCTCTAAATCCGGAGGAGATGACCAAATTGAACAAGTATATCGAACGGGGCGGCAATCTGTTGATCGCGGGTGGAGCCGGGAAGCAAAACATTATGAACCCGATTATCGAACCATTTGGTGTACGTATGTTGCCGGGAACATTGGTACAGAAGAAAGTGGATATTCTCCCGAACTCCATGATGGTAAATGCTGTGCCAGAAACAGTGAAAGAACTTTCGTATCATTATGAATTCATGTGGTTGGTACGTAAGTTTAAAGTGAACATGAAGGATGCCGTGGGATTGGATTACACGACGGACAAAGGCTTTACCGTGCGAGAGTTGTTGCGTACAGATTCCACCGGATGTTGGAATGAGATGGAAACACGGGATTTCGTGAATGATTCTGTGGTGTTGAATCCCGCGGCAGGAGAGATCGAACGGATGTACCCGACGGCGTTGGCTCTATCTCGTAAAATAGGTGATCGAGAACAACGAATCATGATTTTGGGAAATGCCAGTTGTATCAGTAATGACGGGGTTGCCGGAGAACGAGGGGTGCCCGTGGCGAATTATCCGTTGGTAACCGGAACGTTCCATTGGTTCTCTTACGGGGAGGCTCCTTTGGATGTGCGTCGCCCGAGCGGTTCGGATGTCGGTTTCCGTTTGAAACGTCCGGATATGCCGTACGTGAAGATTGTCTTTATGGGTGTTATTCCCGTGATTCTGTTGTTGTGGGGTACGATTTTGTGGATTCGTAGAAAGAGAAATTAA
- a CDS encoding ABC transporter ATP-binding protein, with product MENSIVKVEHLSHRYSVQWAIRDINFEINQRGIMGLLGSNGAGKSTTMNIICGVLKQTEGNVFIDGIDLRENPVEAKKNVGFLPQKAPLHLDFTVDEYLTYCADLHMVDKKQIKAAVDEAKARCGITHFSKRVLRNLSGGYQQRVGIAQAIVHKPKFVVLDEPTNGLDPNQITEVRHLIKEIAEERSVLLSTHILSEVQATCRNIKMIENGQMIFSGSIEEFDNYIQPNTLLVELDTPPMECDLLLPGISKVETLSERRFRLRYDGDQDTAKRVAEVCVTRGWGLIELVIEKSSLDAIFAQLSKSASKGRK from the coding sequence ATGGAAAATTCAATTGTAAAAGTAGAGCATTTATCTCATCGTTATAGTGTCCAATGGGCAATCCGGGATATTAATTTCGAGATTAATCAACGGGGTATCATGGGACTCCTCGGCTCCAACGGGGCGGGGAAATCAACGACGATGAATATTATATGCGGGGTGTTGAAGCAAACAGAAGGAAACGTGTTTATTGACGGGATTGACCTGCGGGAGAATCCGGTGGAGGCGAAGAAGAATGTCGGGTTCTTGCCTCAAAAGGCTCCCCTGCATTTGGACTTCACGGTCGACGAGTATCTGACGTATTGTGCAGATCTTCACATGGTGGATAAGAAGCAGATTAAGGCGGCGGTGGATGAGGCCAAAGCTCGTTGTGGGATTACGCATTTCAGCAAACGGGTGTTGCGAAATCTTTCCGGGGGATACCAGCAACGCGTGGGTATCGCGCAAGCGATTGTGCATAAGCCGAAATTTGTCGTGTTGGACGAACCGACGAATGGATTGGACCCGAACCAGATCACGGAAGTGCGCCATTTGATAAAGGAAATAGCGGAAGAGCGTTCGGTGTTGTTGTCTACCCATATTCTTTCCGAAGTACAGGCTACTTGCCGGAACATTAAGATGATCGAGAACGGGCAAATGATATTTTCGGGCAGTATCGAGGAATTCGATAATTATATCCAACCGAATACTTTGTTAGTGGAGTTGGATACTCCGCCGATGGAGTGTGACCTGCTTTTGCCGGGGATCTCCAAAGTGGAAACCTTGTCGGAAAGAAGATTCCGTTTGCGATATGACGGAGATCAGGATACGGCTAAGCGTGTGGCAGAGGTTTGTGTCACGAGAGGATGGGGGTTAATTGAGCTAGTGATTGAGAAGAGTTCGTTGGATGCGATATTTGCCCAATTATCAAAGAGTGCTTCCAAGGGGAGAAAGTAG
- a CDS encoding zinc-binding metallopeptidase, whose protein sequence is MKKRYAIVMLVWGIFLCSCSKDVALGPDVEFERDYVLPQGGDAESDERIVELYERYGSYFLYDFTVADLNWNQVANSTLYKLALGEPKYAIDMLNLLDEVWLKFYPEEFLKKNLPYRVFMADTVYSVLSYRDRPEICVKTGDNSLAFGYMNKDTKNKTAAEKLELKNTVQSLFFDLLQVRKVITIPEEFYKISDYSTKASRDPNDPDYARKRGFVANPQYGNEWCIYVNWQTKTLLQSDDLTYFLASILRRTSEQWESDLTYPLVKQKYDILVDHFKKEYDIDLVKIGNTIY, encoded by the coding sequence ATGAAAAAAAGATATGCAATAGTAATGTTGGTCTGGGGTATATTTTTGTGCTCTTGTTCGAAAGACGTGGCTTTGGGTCCGGATGTGGAGTTTGAGCGGGATTATGTGTTACCGCAAGGAGGAGATGCGGAATCGGATGAGCGGATCGTGGAGTTGTATGAAAGATACGGTTCTTATTTTCTGTATGATTTTACCGTGGCAGATTTGAATTGGAATCAGGTGGCTAATTCAACGTTGTACAAATTGGCTTTAGGAGAACCGAAATATGCCATAGATATGTTGAATTTGTTGGATGAGGTGTGGTTGAAGTTTTATCCCGAGGAATTCTTGAAAAAGAATTTGCCGTACCGGGTTTTTATGGCAGATACGGTGTATTCCGTGTTGAGTTATAGGGATCGTCCGGAGATATGTGTGAAGACGGGTGATAATTCTTTGGCTTTTGGCTATATGAATAAGGATACCAAGAATAAAACTGCCGCGGAGAAATTGGAATTAAAGAACACGGTTCAATCTCTTTTCTTTGATTTGTTGCAGGTCCGTAAAGTGATAACTATTCCGGAGGAATTTTATAAGATCAGTGACTATTCGACGAAAGCGAGTCGTGATCCCAATGACCCGGACTACGCCCGTAAACGCGGATTTGTGGCTAATCCCCAGTATGGGAACGAATGGTGCATTTATGTCAATTGGCAAACGAAAACGCTGTTGCAGTCGGATGACTTGACTTATTTTCTGGCAAGTATTCTTCGCCGTACTTCTGAGCAGTGGGAAAGCGATTTAACCTATCCGCTGGTAAAGCAAAAGTATGATATTCTGGTGGACCATTTCAAGAAGGAGTATGATATTGATTTGGTTAAAATAGGGAATACAATTTATTGA
- a CDS encoding RagB/SusD family nutrient uptake outer membrane protein — protein MKGKVLSIICALGILTVSCSDFLDSKSQDEVIPKTTKDFRELLLGSGYPNPTNEHPVAITSYMDDDLDCDVNNSSAGADYTKSIFAVYTWQPDAERYESTVVSPELASTPYYAMFERIKGCNAVLDYVDEAVGSQQEKDQIKAEALAVRALFYFWLVNLYGEPYTENPQSLGVPLKLSSSVEEVSIARSTVEKVYEQILADLNKSAALLGEDSRVTTDYRINRPTVEILLSRVYLYMGNWQKAVEAATEAIRIGGELTNLTAIEKADANFVCTQYSSQEVTWMYGGSVSTFKIESGLNMSTELRTAYGENDRRMDLYYSYDASRGEYYNNKPSSTNDAPKSAIRMSEAYLNRAEAYVLWENKTTEALADLNKLRRNRITGYQDVAISDPDLLLKEIRLERRLELTLEGHRWLDLRRYGMPSIKHTWLPGVGMALQTYVLKEKDPMYTLPLPESVIGANPALTQNASAYEPERKAE, from the coding sequence ATGAAAGGAAAAGTTTTATCAATAATATGTGCGTTGGGGATACTGACAGTTTCTTGTTCGGATTTCCTGGATTCCAAATCTCAAGATGAGGTGATCCCGAAGACAACGAAGGATTTTCGCGAATTGTTATTGGGATCGGGATATCCCAATCCCACGAATGAGCACCCGGTTGCCATAACCAGTTACATGGATGATGATCTTGACTGTGATGTGAATAACTCTTCGGCTGGTGCGGATTACACCAAGAGTATCTTTGCGGTTTACACGTGGCAGCCCGATGCGGAGAGGTACGAGTCGACGGTTGTGAGCCCGGAATTGGCCTCCACTCCTTATTATGCCATGTTCGAGCGGATTAAAGGTTGTAATGCCGTGCTGGATTATGTGGATGAGGCGGTAGGGTCGCAGCAGGAAAAAGATCAAATCAAAGCGGAAGCGTTGGCTGTGAGGGCATTATTTTATTTTTGGTTAGTGAATCTTTACGGGGAGCCTTACACGGAGAACCCGCAGTCGTTGGGGGTGCCTCTGAAGCTTTCTTCTTCGGTGGAGGAAGTTAGTATTGCCCGGAGCACGGTGGAAAAGGTGTATGAGCAGATTCTGGCGGATTTGAATAAATCGGCAGCCTTGCTGGGCGAGGATAGTCGCGTGACCACGGATTACAGGATTAACCGACCGACAGTGGAGATTCTTCTTTCTCGGGTGTATCTTTACATGGGAAATTGGCAAAAGGCCGTGGAGGCGGCAACCGAGGCAATCCGGATAGGAGGGGAATTGACGAATTTGACAGCGATAGAGAAGGCAGATGCGAATTTTGTTTGTACCCAATATTCCTCTCAGGAGGTAACTTGGATGTATGGAGGCAGCGTGTCAACCTTTAAAATTGAAAGTGGCCTGAATATGTCTACCGAGTTACGAACGGCTTACGGGGAGAATGATCGAAGAATGGATCTTTATTATTCGTATGATGCAAGTAGAGGAGAATATTACAATAATAAACCGTCGTCGACGAACGATGCTCCAAAGTCCGCGATACGTATGTCCGAGGCTTATTTGAATCGGGCGGAGGCGTATGTTTTGTGGGAAAACAAGACCACGGAGGCTTTGGCAGATCTGAATAAATTGCGTCGGAATCGTATCACCGGTTATCAAGATGTTGCTATCAGTGATCCCGATTTGTTGTTGAAAGAGATTCGTTTGGAGCGGCGTTTGGAGTTAACCTTGGAGGGGCATCGTTGGTTGGATTTACGCCGTTACGGGATGCCTTCTATCAAACATACTTGGTTGCCCGGTGTTGGGATGGCATTGCAAACTTACGTGTTGAAGGAGAAAGATCCGATGTACACGCTTCCTTTGCCGGAATCCGTGATAGGAGCGAATCCAGCCTTGACTCAAAATGCTTCGGCGTATGAACCGGAACGAAAAGCTGAATGA
- a CDS encoding SusC/RagA family TonB-linked outer membrane protein: MKLTLLFVMLFFFSASAFTQRVSLLVKAETTLNEVLKQVKDQTGVRILYDAGKMKRVPCREMRIADLEVTEALKQILKDTRFEFFEEGGVFIVREALSQQVKAIRVVGKVTDEKKQPLPGVTVQLKGFSVGTATNGAGMYQLSIPNASEKFSLVFSFVGMISQEVVYAGKDTINVVMKEDVETLEDVVVTGYMTLDKSKYVGAVDKVYAKDIMVPGESTIDQMLQGVIPGMSVRITSGMVGSTPKIRIRGTSTLLGSQDPVWVVDGVIQRDPLPLSQTDDALSSDLDNLRDIAANAISWLNPSDIESLTVLKDASATAIYGSKAANGVIVINTKKAQAGSASISYSGNFTIGQRPRYGLYDRMNSQELMQFSREMYEDRVRYSSAVLPIGFAGLVQKLTNKEITHEQLVEEYNKMANMNTDWFDILFRNSFNHKHSLSITGGSEKISSRASIGIAEEKGEAKGNEGKTFTGSSNTVIQLIPSLRISLNLNGSYREVFGFAYGVSPFTYAYNTARTIPLYNEDGTLYYHEKWGSASTAISGKRSYGYNILNEIDNTGNENRTKMVASSIDLSWKILPCLEYQGLLSYSVSSSEVKSYATEYSNYITSLRGYEIGEVAANSKEEGMTKLPFGGLLVTENATTNTWSFRNSLVFNKLFKERHSVTLQVGLELSSNTATGSRNTRYGYLRYRGETFAAVPTTYTTAYNSIAQANPLLDEMRTASSVTNRENNYLSEFLTAVYSFDNRYVLNFNARLDASNRFGQSKNDKFEPTWSIGAKWRVGSEPFARDWSWMESLDISGSYGYQGNSVEEVSPYLIARDGGLNQYYSQYTLNIKSLPYEELGWEKTKSWNASVDLSFLKGRMNVVFNAYGKKSDVIASRQIPGENGMLNSQIFGTKMNNNGYELTVNFIPVRTEDLTWSFSVNTGKVNNKIRNNERVNVLEDFLNGSAIVNGQAYNTFYSFQYKELSQENGEPLFYDMDIEKTNDFTEFLVRNGNFDSDFTGGFNTQVRYKRLSLTMQFAMQFGGQDRLPELYTGSLKGVPAPQENVSRQLKKRWRKPGDQTDIPAVPNYNSASSFGYVTLPTLSGTSSMTPYDMYAKSDFRVADTDLIRCRQIALTYSVSEKILKALHMKYASISWSMSNPFMIVFDKAWKGLDPETKNWPARRTTSLSLNVTF; the protein is encoded by the coding sequence ATGAAACTAACTTTACTTTTTGTGATGTTATTTTTCTTCTCAGCAAGCGCGTTTACCCAGCGTGTAAGCCTTTTGGTGAAAGCGGAGACGACATTGAACGAGGTGTTAAAACAGGTGAAGGATCAAACGGGAGTTCGGATTTTGTACGATGCCGGGAAGATGAAACGTGTGCCGTGTCGGGAGATGAGGATTGCCGACTTGGAGGTTACGGAGGCCTTGAAACAGATTTTGAAGGATACCCGGTTTGAGTTCTTCGAGGAAGGTGGGGTGTTTATCGTGCGGGAGGCGTTGTCGCAACAAGTGAAAGCAATTCGCGTAGTGGGGAAGGTGACGGACGAGAAGAAACAACCGCTGCCGGGGGTGACCGTCCAATTGAAAGGATTTTCAGTTGGAACGGCGACAAACGGGGCGGGGATGTATCAATTGTCTATTCCCAATGCATCGGAGAAGTTTTCTTTAGTCTTTTCTTTTGTCGGGATGATTTCCCAAGAGGTTGTTTACGCGGGGAAAGACACGATCAACGTGGTGATGAAAGAGGACGTGGAGACGTTGGAGGATGTGGTAGTCACCGGTTACATGACCTTGGATAAGAGTAAGTACGTGGGGGCGGTTGACAAGGTGTATGCAAAGGATATTATGGTCCCGGGTGAGAGTACGATCGATCAAATGTTGCAGGGGGTGATTCCGGGGATGTCCGTGCGGATTACTTCCGGTATGGTCGGATCGACGCCTAAAATTAGAATTCGGGGAACATCGACTTTGTTAGGTAGCCAAGACCCGGTGTGGGTGGTGGATGGGGTCATCCAGCGGGATCCGCTTCCGTTGAGCCAGACGGATGACGCGCTTTCGAGTGATTTGGATAATTTGCGGGATATTGCAGCGAACGCGATTTCTTGGTTGAATCCGTCGGATATCGAGTCACTGACCGTGTTGAAGGATGCTTCGGCAACCGCTATTTATGGCTCCAAGGCAGCAAACGGGGTGATCGTGATTAATACCAAGAAAGCACAGGCGGGTTCCGCTTCTATTTCTTATTCCGGAAATTTTACTATCGGACAGCGTCCGCGTTACGGGTTGTACGACCGGATGAATTCACAGGAGTTGATGCAGTTTTCCCGGGAAATGTACGAGGATCGCGTGCGTTACTCCAGTGCCGTGTTGCCAATCGGTTTCGCGGGATTGGTGCAAAAGTTGACGAACAAGGAGATTACTCACGAGCAATTGGTCGAGGAGTATAACAAGATGGCTAATATGAACACGGATTGGTTTGATATTTTGTTCCGTAATTCATTTAATCATAAGCATAGTTTAAGTATTACCGGTGGTTCGGAGAAAATTTCCAGTCGTGCATCCATTGGTATTGCCGAGGAGAAGGGAGAGGCTAAAGGGAATGAAGGGAAGACATTTACCGGTAGTTCAAACACCGTGATACAGTTGATCCCGAGTTTGAGAATCAGTTTGAATCTGAACGGAAGTTATCGTGAAGTATTCGGTTTTGCTTATGGGGTTAGCCCATTCACGTATGCCTATAATACGGCACGTACGATCCCGTTGTACAACGAGGACGGCACGCTGTATTATCACGAGAAGTGGGGAAGTGCGAGTACGGCTATTTCCGGTAAAAGGTCGTACGGGTATAATATTTTGAATGAAATAGACAACACGGGCAATGAAAACCGGACAAAGATGGTGGCTTCCAGTATTGATCTTTCATGGAAGATTTTGCCTTGTCTGGAGTATCAGGGGTTGTTGTCTTACTCGGTGAGTTCGTCGGAAGTGAAGTCGTATGCCACGGAATATTCCAATTATATTACTTCTTTGCGGGGATACGAGATCGGAGAGGTTGCCGCTAACAGCAAGGAGGAGGGTATGACGAAACTCCCTTTTGGCGGATTGTTGGTTACGGAGAATGCCACGACGAATACATGGTCGTTCCGGAATAGTTTGGTGTTTAACAAGTTGTTTAAAGAGCGTCATAGCGTGACTTTGCAAGTAGGTTTGGAACTTTCGTCCAACACGGCTACTGGTTCGAGAAATACGCGTTATGGGTATTTGCGTTACCGGGGAGAGACTTTCGCGGCTGTCCCGACAACTTATACAACGGCGTATAACAGTATTGCACAAGCGAATCCTCTTTTGGATGAGATGAGAACGGCATCATCGGTGACAAACCGGGAAAATAATTATTTAAGTGAGTTCCTGACGGCGGTATATTCTTTTGATAATCGTTACGTGTTGAATTTCAATGCCCGATTGGATGCTTCTAATCGTTTCGGACAGAGTAAAAACGATAAGTTTGAACCGACGTGGTCTATTGGTGCGAAGTGGAGGGTAGGCAGTGAGCCGTTTGCTCGCGATTGGAGTTGGATGGAGTCTTTGGATATATCCGGTTCATACGGTTATCAAGGAAATTCGGTGGAGGAGGTATCGCCTTATCTGATCGCGAGGGATGGGGGATTGAACCAATACTATAGCCAATATACATTGAATATTAAGTCTTTGCCGTATGAAGAGTTAGGATGGGAGAAAACGAAGTCGTGGAATGCCAGTGTTGATCTCTCTTTCTTGAAAGGCCGGATGAATGTGGTATTCAATGCTTACGGCAAAAAGAGTGACGTGATCGCTTCCCGACAGATTCCGGGTGAGAACGGGATGTTGAATTCTCAGATTTTCGGAACCAAGATGAACAATAACGGGTACGAGTTGACGGTTAATTTTATACCCGTCCGGACGGAAGATTTGACATGGTCGTTCTCCGTGAATACCGGAAAGGTGAACAATAAGATACGGAATAATGAACGGGTGAATGTATTGGAGGATTTCTTGAATGGCTCTGCCATCGTAAACGGGCAGGCATATAATACGTTTTATTCTTTTCAATATAAGGAGTTGAGTCAGGAGAATGGGGAACCTCTTTTCTACGACATGGATATCGAGAAGACGAATGATTTTACGGAATTCCTTGTGCGTAACGGCAATTTTGATTCGGATTTCACGGGAGGATTCAATACGCAGGTGAGATACAAACGCTTGTCTCTGACAATGCAGTTTGCCATGCAGTTTGGCGGTCAGGATCGTTTGCCCGAATTGTATACCGGTTCTTTGAAGGGAGTTCCTGCCCCGCAGGAGAATGTTTCCCGCCAGTTGAAGAAGCGTTGGAGAAAGCCGGGTGACCAGACGGATATTCCTGCCGTACCGAATTATAATAGTGCAAGTTCATTCGGTTATGTCACTTTGCCGACCTTGTCCGGTACGTCGAGTATGACGCCTTATGATATGTACGCGAAATCAGATTTCCGGGTGGCAGACACGGATTTAATCCGTTGTCGTCAGATAGCCCTTACCTACAGCGTGAGTGAAAAGATTTTGAAGGCTCTTCACATGAAATACGCAAGTATTAGTTGGAGTATGAGCAATCCGTTTATGATCGTCTTCGATAAGGCATGGAAGGGGTTGGATCCGGAAACGAAAAATTGGCCTGCCCGTAGAACGACATCTCTTTCTTTGAACGTGACTTTTTAA
- a CDS encoding FecR family protein, whose protein sequence is MEKMKKWNQIYEWSKKVRTYFDRDCSASLVDEEDPVVRRVVKRLSDPGYLQTKGLEQKRFDAEFAFRKLRRRNRGRMMIRVGSVAAVFALILGGVVLYKGDFSQEKKVPELTRRITSVLQPGANKAVLHLADGRELVLNDALRAKVETKEGVVEVDSMGVVYGIKEDSVSTEREQAYHVMSIPRGGEFHLTLADGTQVWLNSETELRFPVHFAGGERNVYLKGEAYFDVAKDSAHPFVVKTSMGDIKVLGTAFNVSVYDERMIAATLEKGSICYLKDTRKGVLIKPGEQLISTEGSDLPVVRKVNTRLYTAWKDNLFCFEEQHLDQIMSTLARWYDFQVKFESEELKKLELSGTLDKYSDIQPLLRLFELGTDVKFEIQNKVIYVRRNVK, encoded by the coding sequence ATGGAAAAGATGAAAAAATGGAATCAAATATATGAGTGGTCTAAAAAAGTTAGGACATATTTCGATAGGGATTGTTCCGCTTCGTTGGTAGATGAGGAAGATCCTGTTGTGCGTCGGGTGGTGAAACGCTTGTCTGACCCGGGATATTTGCAGACGAAAGGGTTGGAACAGAAACGGTTTGATGCGGAATTTGCTTTTAGAAAATTGCGCCGGAGAAATCGAGGGCGGATGATGATACGTGTTGGAAGTGTTGCTGCTGTTTTTGCTTTGATCCTGGGAGGCGTTGTCCTGTATAAGGGTGATTTTTCTCAAGAGAAGAAGGTGCCGGAATTGACGCGACGAATAACCTCGGTTCTTCAACCGGGAGCGAATAAGGCGGTTTTGCATTTGGCGGATGGGCGGGAGCTCGTTTTAAACGATGCTTTGCGAGCCAAGGTCGAGACGAAAGAGGGTGTGGTCGAAGTAGATTCGATGGGGGTGGTTTATGGAATAAAAGAGGATTCCGTGTCAACGGAAAGGGAGCAGGCCTATCACGTGATGAGTATCCCTCGCGGGGGAGAGTTTCATTTGACCTTGGCTGACGGAACACAGGTGTGGTTGAACTCGGAAACGGAGTTGCGGTTCCCGGTTCATTTTGCCGGGGGAGAGCGGAACGTGTATTTGAAGGGAGAGGCTTATTTTGACGTGGCCAAGGATTCGGCCCATCCTTTCGTGGTGAAGACTTCGATGGGTGATATAAAAGTGCTGGGGACGGCGTTTAATGTTTCGGTTTACGATGAACGGATGATAGCTGCGACACTGGAAAAAGGGAGTATATGTTATTTGAAAGATACGCGGAAAGGGGTGCTGATCAAGCCGGGAGAGCAGTTGATTAGCACGGAAGGTTCCGATTTGCCCGTGGTTCGGAAGGTGAATACCCGGTTGTACACGGCTTGGAAGGATAATCTTTTCTGTTTTGAGGAACAGCATTTGGACCAGATTATGTCGACATTGGCACGTTGGTATGATTTCCAAGTGAAGTTTGAATCCGAGGAGTTGAAAAAACTGGAATTATCGGGGACATTGGATAAATATTCGGATATACAGCCTTTATTAAGGTTGTTTGAATTGGGAACAGATGTGAAATTTGAAATTCAAAATAAAGTTATTTATGTGAGGCGGAATGTAAAATAA